Proteins found in one Actinomycetota bacterium genomic segment:
- a CDS encoding 50S ribosomal protein L25, which translates to MAQHVPLSVSTREARGTAQNQRLRRAGRVPGVLYQPGGDSLSFDADEYEVRRLIRRGGIRSAVVDLTVDSDSPRTVLFKMWDRDPVRDQIIHLDLQEVDLTVEVEADVPVILVGTPRGVREGGILDQTALTVRVRALPDALPRSIEFDVTDVGLGESVHASDLLAPGGCAIVTEAEHGIASVMLTRAALAADEEEEELEEGAAGEGAAGEGAEGEGGDSGESAESEGE; encoded by the coding sequence ATGGCGCAGCATGTTCCCCTTTCCGTCAGCACGCGCGAGGCGCGGGGTACCGCCCAGAACCAGCGCCTGCGCAGGGCGGGCCGGGTGCCTGGCGTGCTGTACCAGCCCGGCGGTGACTCCCTGTCGTTCGACGCCGACGAGTACGAGGTGCGCCGGCTGATCCGCCGCGGCGGCATCCGGTCGGCCGTGGTGGACCTCACCGTCGACTCCGACTCCCCGCGTACCGTGCTGTTCAAGATGTGGGACAGGGATCCCGTGCGCGACCAGATCATCCACCTCGACCTGCAGGAAGTTGACCTCACCGTCGAGGTGGAGGCCGACGTTCCGGTGATCCTCGTGGGCACGCCCCGGGGCGTGCGCGAGGGCGGCATCCTCGACCAGACCGCCCTCACCGTGCGCGTACGCGCCCTGCCAGACGCCCTGCCGCGCTCCATCGAGTTCGACGTCACCGACGTCGGCCTGGGCGAGTCGGTGCACGCGAGCGACCTGCTCGCCCCCGGCGGCTGCGCCATCGTCACCGAGGCCGAGCATGGCATCGCATCGGTCATGCTCACGCGCGCCGCGCTGGCTGCCGACGAGGAGGAGGAGGAGCTCGAGGAGGGCGCCGCGGGTGAGGGCGCCGCGGGCGAGGGCGCCGAGGGCGAGGGCGGGGACTCCGGCGAGTCCGCGGAGTCCGAGGGCGAGTAG
- a CDS encoding aminoacyl-tRNA hydrolase: MVVGLGNPGPRYARTRHNAGQRVVEQLAARLSATRFASRYAGQFAEARGPRGPLGLLVPITYMNDSGASVGPAAGTLHATPAQVLVVHDDIDLPFGKVRGKAGGGQGGHNGLRSIAQGLGGPGFLRVRLGVGRPGPGFRGDEADWVLCPFDEPEEQVDALLARGLEMTEAVLADGMDAAIARFHARPPGERARARAERRAQAGAADTGNPADSHPSDPSDSHPAREHPQEPS; this comes from the coding sequence CTGGTGGTCGGCCTGGGGAATCCGGGGCCCCGGTACGCCCGTACCCGGCACAACGCTGGGCAGCGGGTGGTCGAGCAGCTGGCCGCGCGCCTCAGCGCGACTCGCTTCGCCTCGCGCTACGCCGGGCAGTTCGCCGAGGCCCGGGGTCCCCGGGGCCCGTTGGGCCTGCTGGTGCCCATCACCTACATGAACGACTCGGGCGCGTCGGTGGGCCCCGCCGCGGGCACCCTGCACGCCACCCCGGCACAGGTGCTCGTAGTGCATGACGACATCGACCTGCCATTCGGCAAGGTGCGCGGCAAGGCCGGCGGCGGGCAGGGCGGCCATAACGGGCTGCGGTCGATCGCCCAGGGCCTCGGCGGCCCCGGCTTCCTGCGCGTGCGCCTCGGTGTGGGCCGGCCCGGCCCGGGATTCCGCGGCGACGAGGCCGACTGGGTGCTTTGCCCCTTCGACGAGCCCGAGGAGCAGGTGGACGCCCTGCTGGCGCGCGGGCTGGAGATGACCGAGGCGGTGCTGGCTGACGGCATGGATGCGGCCATCGCGCGGTTCCACGCGCGCCCCCCCGGGGAGAGGGCGCGGGCGCGGGCGGAGCGGCGGGCGCAGGCCGGTGCGGCCGATACCGGGAACCCCGCTGACAGTCACCCTTCGGACCCCAGTGACAGTCACCCTGCTCGCGAGCATCCTCAGGAGCCTTCGTGA